The Mytilus edulis chromosome 4, xbMytEdul2.2, whole genome shotgun sequence nucleotide sequence ATACGATCTGAAACACTTTTTTCATATCTCACCTGTCTTGGTCTTATCAACTGATGGAGTAAATAGCTGTTGCGAAGATCTCTTAGGGCATTTATAccagaataatttttttatggATACTTTTTAACAACACATACGCAAGGTTTTTATATGAACCTATATCTCTCATTGATAAATACAAAGAAGTTGGAAGTATCATAATTTCCTTTTACGGTTTAAAGATTTAATCTTTCAACTTAATAATTAGACAATTTTCGGACTTCATCTATTCAAATGAACTTGGAATAAAAAATGCCACAGATACACTAAGTGTGCTTTACATTTTGAAGTTGTAAGACGAAAAACAGTCTATAAAACTCTAAAAAGAAAACTAACTACTGAGAAACATGAACCGACTATAAATTAAGGGTGATCATAAGTAATTTGTAATGGTGAACAGATCACATTTGGAACCCGACGTTTTACTAATATATAGTTACCGTTTTTATAATGAATTGTATTCGTTTTTGTCAATATATCATTGCAAATTTACTAGGAAAAGCGTCCTATGGAAAATAgaacaaaatgatattaaagaaagATGAAAAACAGGATAAAAAGACAGAAAGTAATTATGTTCTGTAGTAAAACTCATCCCATGGAAAAAGTAAGggaatttcaaatatttcctACTTTacattaatgaaatatataatgaATCAACGTATAAAACATATTTTCGAATTCTGTTAGAAAGTgtaagttttgtttgatttttttttatcccaattgTCGACATTCAAATAGCCGCTGAATAAGCAACCAGGTCGCTTTATATTTCCGACTTCCTCTCGTTTATCCAAATTCAAAACTGTAAAGTGCATAAAACCTGTCAAAATCAAGCGATCGATTAGCAAAGGACCGTTGGTAGTGTAGTACAATTTACAAATTGTAAATATTGGTAAAAATTCTGATACTTGTAGTTTTCGGTTTTAAGATCAATTAAAATGAGGTGTGTTTGAGGATTATCACAAAAAATTCAAGCATGTTGCTATCAAAAAGCAAAATTACCAAAATACTccgatgaaaattaaaaaaaacaaacggaTCGTCTCCAATCAACTGGCAAAAATCAAATGCACAAACACAGCAAACATCAAATTTAGCAAACGTTTGCCCTTTAAGCCCctttaaaagtctaaaatatatctctcaaagcatttttattttattaaataccGTTTTATTTCTTTTGTGTATAACAAAAACCGAAATCAAAAACATGTGTTATGCATATCAAGTTGTAAGTTTGTCTTTGCAACAGGCATGACTCTTTGGAACCACCACCGCAatgatgtgatatatattttatttccaaagAGCAACGTTGTAGAAAATTGCTAACAAGTGTATAGTAATATGTACACACTAAAAATATCTTATGCCATTCATGTAGACTTTCTGTTAACAAtcttatttaaaagaaatgtacTGTTTATTTTAAGGTTTTCAAAggtttattgtaaacataaagtCTTCATTATCGTAACGTTTTGTATACATAAAAATACGATTGGTGAAACGAGTTTCTTTAGGACTTAGCCCATAAGAATTTCGAAAATTAAGGTAAATTGTCAGCAAGATGTGCAACCGGTTACTAACAAGTTTATTCAGTTCTCTCATCTGGATAAATATAGGATAAATTTAAAAAGTTCTTGAGCGTGTTTTGATTAGAtccatgttgctcagtctttttcTTCGTTTTGAGTTATACTTCTTTGTCCACGTTGTACTTAAAATCGTCATCTCAGTATGTTTATTATATAATGTTATTGAGGAGTATTTTGTAGCCGAGAAACGTGTCTAGCGTAAATAATTCCTAGACTAGTATATTTTGTTTAATCAACTGGTCGATAGTACTGATTATAGAGGTTTCCTATCTGATGGCACCAACAGACCAGTagtgaaatatcattgatatgatcattGTTATATTCTAACCACTTGTACACGACTTAGAATTTCATCCCTGAGGAAAAACTTACCGTAGTTGTATTCtgcaaaacctttcggaattgTGGATGCTTAATGCTCATAACATTTGaaattgattctgtttgataCATTATTTGATTgcttgattggttgttggttgcttaacgtccagtggtaaatattttattcagGTTAAGGATGATAACAAACTAATACAAAATAAGATAGCTAGGTCTTGAAAAAAAAGCGTATCGGATTAAGGACTGGATAATTTAGAATGTTACCTgcatataaatattattattttggaAAGGGAAAGACATGTTGCCATGCAAAAGGTCAGCAACGTCCCCTCAAAAAGTTGTTTCAAAGGTTCCTAACGTGCAAAAAGCATTGTAATCTCTTTTCATCGGGCATCGAAATtaactacccccccccccccccctaagtCCGGATGTGAATGCGTTCTTGAACAAATCGCACACACAAACAGACGCCTCACTTTGGCAATGATTTGACTTCTGGAAACCCACAGTTTAATATTTCTACTCCTCATTTACCCTTGGGGTTAGATTGCGTGACTTATTGCTACTGATTGTCCTTTGTAGACGTGCGTCTTTCATACAATGTACACAATTATAAATATGTgataatgttttttatttcttttttattagtttgtccTTTATCGACTTATGAGTTACATTGCCGTCTCTAATGAgccattatacatgttatagtgccACAAGCGTTTAGACGCCAAGAATCCCTGTATAAGATGTATACATATCGGACATTAATTGAATTTTGTCGAAATAAAGTCAGTAACTAGATCAATTTTCTCAAGATTTAAACTTGATAAATCATGACAAATGAATTGTGAAATCGGCCTATGCACAAAGGTTGAATacagttttgtaaaatatttatacctgatcacattatcattttttttgacagttttaatgctgatatggtaatatttataattaacagttttcaaaactttaaaagtttgaaatactaaggcttttctacaacaggaatagattaccttagctgtatttggcaaatgtcctcaatgctcttcaacttcgaactttattttgCCATTATAACTTccttggattcgagcgtcacatatgacgaaacgtgcgtctaacgttaataattttttttttatctatgatttaattatttacaaaaactgGGTCGAagattatcattgatatggtcatatttataaataaacagttTGCAAATCTTACCCGGCCatatccacttgtatttttgtccatctgatgatttAAACGTTTTTTAACTgacttttatagttcgttcttatgttatactgttatatcactgtccgAGGTTAGGGGAGTATGGGATCCCGCTAACagatttaaccccgccacattatatagatataggaagatgtggtgtgactgCCAATTATTAtgtacattatgtatgtatgtgcctgtcccaagtcaggagcctgttattcagtggttgtcgtttgtttatgtgtctcatgtttgtttttcgttccttttttatacatacaaaggccgttagtttctcgtttaaattgttttacattgacatGTGGGGgcctgactatgcggtatgggctttgctgattgttgaaggccgtacggtgacctagtgttgttaatttctctgtcatgttggtctcttgttgtcttattggcaatcataccacatctttttttttaacattgaaatttttgacatactaaggcttttctacctcatgaatagatcaccgtagctgtatttggcagaacttcaaggaattttggtcctcaatgctcttcaacttcgttcttaaTTTGGGCTCTTTTAACTTTTTGTGAAtcgagcgtcacggatgagtcttttgtagacgaaactcgcgtctggcgttaatacaaaattttatcctggtatctatgtgaGTATATTTAGCAaaactgggtcgatgcaactgctggtggagatttaatTGCCCAAAGGTATTATCAGCCAAGTAGTTAGCACTCTTGTGCTGATATGATATTAATAAATGaccagtttacaaaactttaaaattatgaaatactaaggcttttttattacctcaggaaaagattaccttagctgtatttggcaaaacttttcaggatttggtcctcaacgctcttcaattttgtactttatttggcctttttaacttgtttggattcgaacgtcactgatgagtcttttgtagacgaaatgtgcCTCTGGCGTAAATACATAATTTtctcttggtatctatgatgagtttatttaccaagGACACATTGATGAAACTATTTCTGCTTTTCGGCATGTTGTTTTTATCGATTAGGCAAACGCATCTTTCATTCAGTTGTAGGGTGACAGCATGGATGTAAAGCAAAATTTCTGTCATCAATTAAACATACTTAATTGTTTCTGGTAGCTATAAATGCATGTACTGTATCATAAACAAAAATGTCTGAGATTCTAATGATACCACAAAAGTCTTCAAATAATTTTTTCCTAAAAGCCTTCTGAAGTAGATTTTGTATAAGCTTCTATTATCAATCATTTTGGAGTTCAAAATACTCGTTGGTTTTCCACGTTTTAAACTCGTGATGTTACGCTCACAATATCTTCACCAAAACCCGTATGTTAATCGTATTGAACAGCAAAATGATTGGTAGTCGTTGTGGAACTTGGTGTCGATTTGTTTTGTGCTTCACTACTCGATTAAGAGGTttatatgtttattgttgataataAATGCGTGTAAACATCTGATTGTCTtttttgagttttgaacagcggtatactaatgttgcctttatttgtagtGGTGTCTTATTATTGCTGTTTTGTTATCGTATACGCACACATTCGTTTTATTTCAATGAGTAACTTTATGCAATCCTCTGTGTAAATACTTAATACGTGTGCCTGCTCACATTTCCACATCTATGGCTATTTAACAGCAATAACTTTTTTTCTCTATAAAActagtttttttaatttgttataatagTAATGTTCTTCTTATATAATTATTATGTCAATCTGCAAGAGTGAATAAATTCCCAAACAAACATGATGATTAATATTGTATTAAATCATATAATTTTTAAGTActaaaaacaagtaaaaaaagctTGTCATTTATATAAGAAGTGAAGTACGAGAATGCATCCAAACTAGCAATGTTCCTACTTCTCCTTGACCTATGAAGTTCTGGTctttattattgaaatttttttgccTAAAGTGGTCTAAGTATATACACATCTTTGACTTTTAAATTCTTATTAAGTATGTGTTCTTTTTTGAAGGACTTTCAGGACAAATCCAATTGATAAACCACATAGTCAGTTTGtagatttaaacttttttaagAATTTGTgggttttgttttaattgtttaaccACATTGCTTACAAGCGTTTTAGAAAAGGGAAAATTTGTCCATAATCTATGACTTTCAAAAATTTACGATAATGAAAAATTATAACTTCTGTCACAAAGAAAAACAATGACAATCAATTATTGATTGTAAAGAATTTTCGACACAAAGAGGAATAAATTACTTTGATTGATTTGTGGTAATATGTATAATACATCATATTTCATTATGAAAagaacaatatataagggttctCGAACCATACATTCAGCACAACACTGTACCATCGCACAAAATCAAGTAAGTTTCTTTACAAAATTaactatattcatgatattgtctGTTAATTTAACTGCTCCATCGCAATTTATAGTATTCAACTTTTGACGATTTTTTAAGTTGAGAAAATTATGTCTTTGTCATTTTAGACAATCACACGATATTTGTGTTGTTACTACTATaagtttgataaaatatttttgtatcacTAAACAATGCATTAGAAATCAAGAAGTCAAAGCTTACAGCAGTCAGCAATAAAATATCCACTTTTCTTTGAGATGAAACTTGATATTTAACAGTTCTTTCATTTCTAGAtaaaatcaatgtattttaaaTGACCTGCTATTTCTATGTCCTTTGTGGTCGTCCTTTTGtgaaatattcggctttgagtgTTCCATATGAAGGACAATTCAGAAAAACTCTCTTGAAGCACAAAATTTgttaagtgttattttcatttctatCGTGAGTATTATAAAAgtgcaaaataatataaattatctATAGAAGAACAACATGATACATAGTGTCAACTAGACCAATttctaataaaaacaatattatattagtAAAGTGAGATCGAAAAGGTAAAACCAAAATAATTGTTTGACAAAAATGAACGTTTTAAGTAggtaaaaattagttaaaaaaacgTCAAAGCGATTTATGAAGTTTGGAAAATATGCAGATGAAAACCCCATGATTACCAAAGAAATTATTACACGTGCAATTCAGTTATATAAACTACTTCTAAGTATAAAATTATTCGGTTTACAATTTGTCATGAGCTAAATCCACTAGAGTATGAAAAACGCACCAAAAACAGTGATATTGCTTCTTTCAAGGTTTTATGCTGTTCTAAAGATGGATATTTTTCAAATGgtgcaattttgtcaaaaaagatGCAAAAGACGCCAGAGTGGAATTAAATATTATAAGTAGAAATAAAAACTGACAATACCGTGACAAAAACGAAATGCGACAAAAAGAACGAAACAAAACTGTAAAGAACATTTTATGTGATTTTTTATCATTACATAAATCTATTGGCTTGAATAACAATAAATTAAGTTTACTCATTATCAAAGGCTGTAGGGTGACCTGTTATTGTTTATACGTTTGTCTTTTGGTGCTTGTGAATAGTTTTCCAAATGGTAATTGAACCatagttttatataaatgtttatttaaagcACATATCGAAAACTATTTTGAATGAAACTTCAATATGTTCAATTTGATGTCTTCGACCCAATGACGTTTTGACATTACCAtagtttgatatatttatttaaggtaaatatcaaatacaataGTTTTGAGTGAAATTTCAATATTATCAATTTAATATCTTCGACCAAATGACTTATCGTTTTGACATTACCTTTCTATAGTGAAACTAACAATACATATCTGTGATTACTGTTACCGACACTTGGACCTACTCCTTGAAGTCtgataaaatacaataaattagAAGGGGGAATTATCTCATGGGCCATACCACTAGTCTGATGTTTACAATTGAATTCAGACCATGAGATAAAGGGCTGTGTGTTTTACGTAGAATCACTCTACAGATTAATAATGTAATCACGTAATAAAACATCTGTAGCCTTTCTTTAGCGAAAACTACAATAAAATCACTgtgaaaatatgatgaaaaaactTTATGTATGACAACTTTTACTACTGATTGGCACACGAATGAAAGACATTTGTGCAAACGAAACGGTCAAACTTTACAACACACTATTGTTTTGGGGGTTCTCTTATTagaggtttctcaacatcttCCGAACGAACGAAAATTGACCTACCTTGACGTAACTTGCCGTAACGAAAAAAGAGGGAGCATTCATTTTGAGTCGTAGACATattatattgacttgatatatataatatatgtaattGATCAATAAATTATGGCGaggaatataaaatatttagaccCAGGACAGCAATGTGTATGGTTTATATTCGTacaaattttagtatttataaaattattttatttcggTTTTTTTTCGTTGAGTTTTAATGGCATGCTGTATATGTTTCTTcggtttatatttttcttattttttctatttactgtAGGAATAGAATTTAAAGAAAACGAACCTTTTAAAAACTATGTAACTATCAGTTTTGTTGGTGCAGTAGCACTCATACTTTCAACAAGAATACACAAAACTCTATTACTTTATGATTGATCGAATGCACCTTTATATTTCTGTAACTAAttccaaaaataatttaaagcaaGTCGGACCAATTGGACATTTTTTGTTTGGTGCTTATTTCTAGAAGACATAATTTACCCAAACTCACCATCCTTTATTCGATCCATATTTATAAGGGATGTAtggatattttaaaagaaaatactaaaCTTGTGTCATCTAAAAAACTTTTTAATCCTTTTACAAACACTAATCTCGTCGGGAAATACTTGTCACAGAACGTTAAACATctaacaatcaatcaaatgaaaTGCAAACCAGACGCCCGATTGTTTTTAACAACATTACAAACTGACATGttctttttaaattgataagggagataaatcaaacgCATATATTCGACATGTAACCAAACGAAACTCAACGTAAGAATACGTAACATGCAACAGCAGAAAATAAATTGGAACATCGATGTTTAACCACAAAATTAAAATGCAAGGTGGTAAAAAGACTATGCAATTGTTTACCGTTGTCTTTCAACACACTACAATATCGCTAAACATTTATTGTGGATTTTATGATCTAAATAACTGCTCCTTAACGCTACGTTCGTAGAGTTTCGTTCGTTCGTAAGATGTTGACAAACCTCTATTAAGTactctgtaataaaaaaaaaaatcttttctattGAAGAATGCAGATCTTAGTCGGTATACTCCTGGTTATTTGTAGCGCAGTCAGCGCATCCTATAAAGGAGGATATGGCGGTTATGGAGGTGGATACGGAGGATACGGAGGTGGATTCGGTGGTGGGTTCGGAAGAGGATACGGAGGATACGGAATCGGAGGTGGTTACGGAGGATATGGAATCGGAGGTGGATACGGAGGATATGGAATCGGTGGTGGATACGGAAGATACGGTGGAATCGGAGGTGGATACGGTGGCGGATACGGAGGCGGATATGGAAAAGGAAAAGTTGTTGTCGTTAAAGGATATGGTGGTTATGGTGGTTTAGGAGGTGGATATGGTGGTTATGGTGGATATGGTGGCGGTTATGGTGGACTAGGAGGTGGATATGGTGGTTATGGTGGTTACGGAGGTGGATTAGGTGGTATTGGAGGAGGATATGGTGGTTACGGTGGTGGATACGGATACGGAAAGGGCAAAGGTAAGATATTGTATACTTTAAATTATCATTTGACAATTACTTAATGTATAGATTGTATAggttttattcattcatttgtttaaagCCTATACAGGTTTCTGTCAGAATGTCAAAGGATACAATACGCCTTCTTAAAAGGGAATATACATTGCAGCCGTCAAATAGATgacatatataaaaacaatataaaagttttgttttatccCTATTGATTTCACTTACGTTCTAAGAATCCGTAGGAAGTCAGTATCAAACCACATTAAATATGGTGTAAATCATCATTTACATGTTCAGGACTAAATTCTTTGTAAAAATATTCAAGGGTTTTGCAAGGGTAAAAAGTGAGACGTTTTAATTCACAAACAAACTGTAGATTCTTCAGAGTTGaattatttcccttgtttaaaaTTATCCGAGTTTAATACTATGACGTAAACATAAAGTAAGGTTGACTAGATTATTGAAttattgaatttttgatattttaaacagATATCATTACAGGTAATCTTCACACTTTGCAAGAAGTGAGGTGACTGACAAAAACATTAGTTTCGTCAAAATAAACAACAGAAAGTAAAACTAAGTACGCAAAACTTCGGAAGAAATTAGCCAAGTGAAATGCAAACAGTATTATTTAACTTGAATTTGATTATATGTGATATAgctttattgttaaaaatgaagATGTATTATCAATGCTTATACCaagccattcgtttgatgtgtttgggcttttgattttgcatttgttgaggtactttccgtttggaatttcAATTGTAGGCCGCTTTTATgcgtatataataaaaaaaaaaaaggaaacacaaaaaatgtaaaatataattttgtttaaaaagtctGATTAAGTACAAAATCAACAATGCAAAATGATAAGTGTTATTGTgccatggtaaatgtttgtttatacatttgttttgtcAGTATAATCGAATTTTATGCGattgttatacaagtgagaggtttatatagctattaaaccaggttggATCCACCACTTTCTAGTTCCAAGACACGAATATTATaggtgttgtccattcgtttgatgtgtttgagcttttggttacGCCATTTGATTagtagggactttccgttttgaattatcttcggagttcagtatgttaGAGATTTTACTATTTTCGTAAAACCGATGTTAtaagatattttcattttattttgcaggatatTAAACAGACTCTCATCCAATAGAACTACAaaggatattatttttttacatttatgataataaaatataatcatgCATTGCATTTGTGTTGTCGTCTTCTTTCATAAATTTATTATACTGTCTTAGATTCAAGCACCTTCACTCTTGTCGAGATGAATTGTCGTAAGAAGAAAACGCATTATTATAAAATCAATATTGAGCTAAAATATTTCTCTAGATCATGGAAATTAGTTGGAATTCATCATATATGTAGATAACTGGTAACGTATCGTACCTTTAACGAACGCAACCACGACTCTGTTGCACTTTGATGTTTCTGctgtttcgttgtttaccttttatatttgatttgttccCTCACTTTTAGTTTGTTACggtacccggatttgttttctatcaatcaatttatgattttcgaacaggggaatactactgttgcctttatcaaaGCGTTGTCTGTAGCACACCCTATTGATAATATGACACTGATAAACTCTTTACATCCTTTAAATTACAGAATGGAGTAATCCTTTCTCATGATTGCATGTATGCCTTAACACAACTTTCTCGATTTTTTCGGAGGGTAATTATTAACAAGAGAAAGatgcattttaaaaaatcatgaaacGAAAACGACAAgacaatgaatttaaaacaacGAAGGATATATCTTAAAAAGTAAAGTATTTATGTTGACCCCTGATATAAAACCTGATTatataaaatgtcaataaaaataaaatggcgTACCAAAAAGGCTACTAACAACAGAATGTAAAAATATCCTATAATTGATCAAACTGAACAATTACAAAACTCCATGTCCCGTGTCCTgtaaattcatttattatttatgaAATGTTCGATTATGTTgaacactaaggattttctcctGTTGAAGTCTACCTTAGCCCTTGTTTTTGGCTGACATTATCTgtccttgcggtcataaaactttcgagtcagtttttttgtactcatactcgaaaatcaaccaatgaaattgcttgatttcttgttcgagcatgatttttgtgctccaagcactgagcaaagttttatgccttcaaggcctggaATAAAGGTTTGTTAAGCTCTTCAGTGTCGTATTTTTTACGGCTTTCCAACTATTCGATGAGTTTTATTAAGACAAAACAGGCGTAGGGCGTACACATTTATACGCCCGGGTAATACTCGCATGCGTCCAGCACATCTATATCGGACCCAATAATATTTATGGATATTTTCAAACAACACATaagaactttttatatatatttacatctaAGGGGGACTCAAGTTGCCGAATTTCCGTTGATAAGCATAAGCTTGCTATATGATGAATTTTACTTTCCGTGATTTTATCTCTTTAATGAATAATTCAAATATTgttgacatgatttaacaaactttagtaaaattgtccgtttataaatttatgaattcttaagaaactaaagtttcaactccctcaggcaaagttggctttagatgaatttggctatttatttaaggtatttttgacatatagctcttcaacggtttcggcaacttatacatcttcggatttcaaatgtttggctttaagcgttcctgatgaaggtaaatccagaaaagcgcttcggacgcaagaaattattcaacgtgttgttttcaattttttaacttATAACATTTGGACTTCATCTATTCCAACGACTTTGGAATAACATATTCCACATATACATTTAgtgtgttttaaattttgaatttaaaagttgtcaaTACGGACCGTTTGAGAGATAAATTGTACGAcagaagacatttttttttatttcccccCTGTTGCACATTCATTTCTATGTGACAAAAAACGCAGTTGCATTGCAAACCCTTGTTTAATCAATACTCCAGGATACGATTTTCTATAATGATTTTTGTGATGGACTGTAACTGCTTTCAAGGAAGCTATGGCCcagtaaattgttaaaaaaagaagaacatAAGTCATCCCGTCATGCACAGACCCCATCATTATTTAGTTGACGTTTTCGAATATCTGTAAGATAGATGGCCACGGATATGCcgcaaaaggacattcaaactcataagttggaAATAAACTGATAAAAGCCAATCAAGATAacgaaaaaaagacaaaagaagaaACAACAGGATACAAAAGATAACATACAAAGCTAGCAACTTACTCACGAACCTCACTAAAAACCGTAGTTGACATTAGGTGCTACGGTAGGTATGCATACCGCAATTGTCTGAGAAGAGAAATTGTGAACACACCAAATAATTAGTAAACACGATCTAGAAACAATATCTGAATACATGAAACTGTAGTTCGATTCttagaaagagttttttttaattatttttaccaaTTTATGTTTTTCTATTAAGCGTatatatgaaaatgaataaataatgaaaaaaaaaatggatcgGGACGATGAGATGTAAAGGTTAACATAAATTTGTTTATAGATAGTTTTCTTACAAAGTTTTTCAAACACATTTTGAGTTAATTGGTAGTTATCATTACAActaaaatagtgtttttttttatagtaccgGACAGGATAacactttactcatgccaagtatttctttatttgaaacaaagataaatgtTCTGAAAAGTGTTAATTTAACAAACATTAATAAGGGAAATCAATACCACCTTCAAAGGCTTTCATGTACTACTGGAGCATAACAAAACACAAGAGTATGAGGGGTATGGAATCTAGGTACTTACATTATTTATCATCTTAAGAAAGCTTAGAATATTCCTGTGTTTGTCTCTTTTCACTAAACACCTTTACTTAGTTGAAGGGCGAACGGTAGCCTAAAATTtgtactttctgtgtcatttggtctcttgtgaagaaatGTCTTATTGGTGATCATGTCACATTTCTTTTATATGAacttttaagttgttttttttggtGATAAAATCCTTCTCTTTTCTTTATGCCATGTGTTTTTCTATGAtgacatgtttgtttgttttatagagtGAATTAGAAAATTACACTACGTTTACTGCTAGACccctattttggacatttttacttattatgtctgtttgttctgTTGGcacattttggtcttttttaatacaaaaatatgcgagtgtcatacaagtgaggggaTAAACTAGCTATATCACTAGGTTGAATCTACACATTTCTACATACGCAAATGCCTGCACCACgacagtcaggaatatgacagttgttatcaattcggttgatatgtttaagcttttgattttcccatttgataagggactttacaattgatttttttcttggagttcagtaGTTTTGGTATTTGACTTTTCATATATTGGAAAAACATCTACATATTGACAATGAAGATCGGTtgacatgtttttactttttcataaGAATTTATTTTGTCAACATAACATAATTtcatgttgtaatgttacactattgtttcagataagggtgaaaaTTGATGCATATTAAATCTTTTAAACCCGCTACATGTGTTGGCAcctgtcct carries:
- the LOC139521240 gene encoding acanthoscurrin-2-like yields the protein MQILVGILLVICSAVSASYKGGYGGYGGGYGGYGGGFGGGFGRGYGGYGIGGGYGGYGIGGGYGGYGIGGGYGRYGGIGGGYGGGYGGGYGKGKVVVVKGYGGYGGLGGGYGGYGGYGGGYGGLGGGYGGYGGYGGGLGGIGGGYGGYGGGYGYGKGKGY